The Agrobacterium larrymoorei nucleotide sequence CAAAACGACTACAGCTCTGTATCTCGCGCAAGGATTGGCGCTTCATGGATATAAGGTTCTAGCGATCGATCTCGATCCACAGGCCTCGTTGTCTGCAATGTTTGGCTATCAGCCAGAATTTGACGTTGCCGAGAATACCACCATCTACGGCGCTATTAGATACGATGAACAGCGCGTGTCGATGAGCGAGGTAATCCGCCCTACCTACTTCACGGGTATCAGCATCGTTCCCGGCAATCTCGAGCTAATGGAATTCGAACATCAGACGCCACGCTTTATGCTACAGAACCGTGGTCGTCCAGAAGATCTTTTTTTCAGGCGTGTTGCAAGCGCAATTCAGCAGGTCGAAAGCGAGTACGACATCGTCGTCGTCGACTGCCCGCCTCAGTTGGGCTTCCTGACAATGGGCGCTCTGAACGCCGCGACAGGGATGATCGTCACAGTCCACCCGCAGATGGTGGACGTGGCGTCGATGAGCCAGTTTCTCCTCATGACGTCGGATCTTGTTTCTGTCATCGAGGAAGCAGGCGGGCAGCTCGATTATGACTTCCTGAGATTTCTCGTCACCCGCCACGATCCACGAGATGTTCCCGAACAGGAGATCGTTGGCTTGCTGCGCGATGTCTTTGGCACCGATGTCATGGCAGCGGCGGCTTGGAAATCAACAGCGATCGCGAACGCTGGATTGACGAAGCAATCGCTCTACGAGTTGTCGCGAGGAGCGGTTGGCAGAACAACATACGATCGTGCCATGGAATCCATCAACGCCGTGAACCATGAAGCAGTCGGCTTAATCAATGAAGTGTGGGGCAGATGATCATGCTTCATTCTTTAAGGAATCAATCGTTTAGCTTGTTGTCAACTGACGACGTGTCGGCACACTTTCGAGATAACGATTGTTATTATTGGGGAGATGTTAGATGAGCAAGCGAACGCAATCCGTGCGAAATCTTTTCGCTGCGGGCCCGGATGTAGCTCTGACTGCAGAGACGCGCCAACCAATGCAGCGCGTTGCCTCGGGTGCGGTACGGTCACTTAAGGACACCTTTTCGGAGGTCGAACGAGACTACGAAGAACTCAAACAAAGAGTTGCCGACGGGGCTCTACCGCTAGACCTCGATCCCACACTCGTAGACCCCTCCCCTTTTGCTGATCGTTTCGCCGATCAGGATATGTCGGCTGTTGAGGCATTAAAGACCTCTTTCCTGGAGCACGGCCAGGAGATCCCGATCCTGGTGCGCGTACATCCATCCGAGGCAGGTCGATACCAAATCGCTTACGGGCACCGCCGATTAAGAGCTGCGAAAGAGCTTGCCATCCCGGTGAAGGCCTATGTGCGAGATCTCAGCGACGATCGCCTGGTCGTTGCACAGGGTATTGAAAATTCTGCGCGAGAAGATCTCACGTTCATCGAACGCGCGGTGTTCTCCCTTAAGCTTGAAGAGGGTGGCTTTCAACGGTCGCTTATTCAAACCGCTCTCAGTGTCGATCGGCAAGAAGCCTCAAAGCTCATCATCGTAGCGCGTGCGATACCCAGCTGGCTGGTTGGTGTCATCGGTCGCGCGCCGAAAATCGGCCGGCCGCGGTGGCAGGAACTTGCCGACCTGTTAAAAAATGAGGGCTCGGAAAGCATAGCGCGCAAGACGTGCGATGATAAGTCATTTGGTCACAAGTCGTCAGATGACAGATTCCTTGCAATCGTCAGAGCCATCAAGTCCTTCGATAGGCCGGCCCAGGCGACAGCAGATACACTGGTCGCGAAGTCCGTTGATGGTGCCGAGATTGCCAAGATGGCGATCTCTGGAAAGGTCTGCAAAATTCAGATTAACAGAGATCGTGACG carries:
- the repA gene encoding plasmid partitioning protein RepA, which encodes MNLIDRHLNRAATSAHITQRAEALSARLRAVGERAFPPIAQKSLRSFTSGEVAEIVGVSDGYLRQLSLDGLGPAPDIGTGGRRSYTLEQINGLRQYLAEARPKEAARFWPRRKKGDKLQIITVANFKGGSAKTTTALYLAQGLALHGYKVLAIDLDPQASLSAMFGYQPEFDVAENTTIYGAIRYDEQRVSMSEVIRPTYFTGISIVPGNLELMEFEHQTPRFMLQNRGRPEDLFFRRVASAIQQVESEYDIVVVDCPPQLGFLTMGALNAATGMIVTVHPQMVDVASMSQFLLMTSDLVSVIEEAGGQLDYDFLRFLVTRHDPRDVPEQEIVGLLRDVFGTDVMAAAAWKSTAIANAGLTKQSLYELSRGAVGRTTYDRAMESINAVNHEAVGLINEVWGR
- the repB gene encoding plasmid partitioning protein RepB, translating into MSKRTQSVRNLFAAGPDVALTAETRQPMQRVASGAVRSLKDTFSEVERDYEELKQRVADGALPLDLDPTLVDPSPFADRFADQDMSAVEALKTSFLEHGQEIPILVRVHPSEAGRYQIAYGHRRLRAAKELAIPVKAYVRDLSDDRLVVAQGIENSAREDLTFIERAVFSLKLEEGGFQRSLIQTALSVDRQEASKLIIVARAIPSWLVGVIGRAPKIGRPRWQELADLLKNEGSESIARKTCDDKSFGHKSSDDRFLAIVRAIKSFDRPAQATADTLVAKSVDGAEIAKMAISGKVCKIQINRDRDEAFAKFVMDQIPSLYANFRNTEIEN